A genomic window from Streptomyces sp. 846.5 includes:
- the dxr gene encoding 1-deoxy-D-xylulose-5-phosphate reductoisomerase, whose protein sequence is MDSLADPHLRFVPVVADPEGPRELVILGSTGSIGTQAIDVVLRNPDRFRVVGLSAAGGRVGLLAEQALRLGVRKVALSRAEAEPELRAALAAAAEPGQELPEILTGPDAATELAGMECHSVLNGITGSIGLAPTLAALEAGRVLVLANKESLIVGGPLVKAVAKPGQIVPVDSEHTALFQGLMGGARREVRRLVVTASGGPFRGWSREQLAGVTREQALNHPNWDMGPVITVNSATLVNKGLEVIEAHLLYDIPFEQIEVVVHPQSIVHSMVEFTDGSTMAQASPPDMRMPISLGLGWPDRVPDAAPGCDWTKAATWTFFPLDTEAFPSVGLARHVGSLGGTAPAVFNAANEECVDAFLDGRLPFTGIVDTVAKVVAEHGRPSPGTALTLADVLAAETWARGTAQDHIKKAGGR, encoded by the coding sequence ATGGACTCTCTCGCCGATCCGCACCTGCGCTTCGTCCCCGTCGTCGCCGACCCCGAAGGCCCCCGGGAGCTGGTGATCCTCGGATCCACCGGCTCCATCGGGACCCAGGCCATCGACGTGGTGCTGCGCAACCCCGACCGCTTCCGGGTGGTCGGCCTGTCCGCTGCCGGCGGACGGGTCGGGCTGCTGGCCGAGCAGGCGCTGCGGCTCGGGGTGCGCAAGGTCGCGCTGTCGCGGGCCGAGGCGGAACCGGAGCTGCGTGCGGCGCTGGCGGCCGCGGCGGAGCCCGGCCAGGAACTCCCGGAGATCCTGACCGGGCCCGACGCCGCGACGGAGCTCGCCGGGATGGAGTGCCATTCGGTGCTCAACGGCATCACCGGGTCCATCGGCCTGGCGCCGACCCTGGCGGCGCTGGAGGCCGGACGGGTGCTGGTGCTGGCGAACAAGGAGTCGCTGATCGTCGGCGGCCCGCTGGTCAAGGCGGTCGCCAAGCCCGGCCAGATCGTCCCGGTGGACTCCGAGCACACCGCGCTGTTCCAGGGGCTGATGGGCGGCGCCCGGCGCGAGGTCCGCAGGCTGGTGGTCACCGCCAGCGGCGGACCCTTCCGCGGCTGGAGCCGCGAGCAGCTGGCCGGAGTCACCCGGGAGCAGGCGCTCAACCACCCCAACTGGGACATGGGCCCGGTGATCACCGTGAATTCGGCCACCCTGGTCAACAAGGGCCTGGAGGTGATCGAGGCCCATCTGCTCTACGACATCCCGTTCGAGCAGATCGAGGTCGTGGTCCACCCGCAGTCGATCGTTCACTCGATGGTGGAGTTCACCGACGGTTCCACGATGGCCCAGGCCAGCCCGCCGGACATGCGGATGCCGATCTCGCTGGGCCTCGGCTGGCCGGACCGGGTCCCGGACGCCGCACCGGGATGCGACTGGACCAAGGCCGCCACCTGGACGTTCTTCCCGCTGGACACCGAGGCCTTCCCCTCCGTCGGCCTGGCCCGGCACGTGGGCTCGCTGGGCGGCACCGCCCCGGCGGTGTTCAACGCCGCCAACGAGGAGTGCGTCGACGCCTTTCTGGACGGTCGGCTGCCGTTCACAGGCATCGTGGATACGGTGGCCAAGGTGGTCGCCGAGCACGGTCGGCCGAGTCCGGGAACTGCACTGACCCTCGCGGACGTCCTGGCTGCGGAGACCTGGGCCCGCGGCACCGCGCAGGACCACATCAAGAAGGCAGGTGGCCGATGA
- a CDS encoding acyl-CoA dehydrogenase family protein: MSTPDVSPEVPKGTEGSKGTEVPKVTEREARRVAEEAREQDWRRPSFAKELFLGRFRLDLIHPHPLPDEESVRVGEAFLTRLSAFCETKIDSALIEREAVIPDEVVRGLQELGVFGMKIDTEYDGLGLTQLYYNRALALLGSVSPAISALVSAHQSIGVPQPLKQFGTAEQKRRFLPRCARTDITAFLLTEPDVGSDPARLATAAVPSEDGASYVLDGVKLWTTNGVVADLLVVMARVPRSEGHKGGITAFVVEAGSPGITVENRNAFMGLRGLENGVTRFHQVRVPAENRIGAEGAGLKIALTTLNTGRLSLPAICAGTGKWCLKIAREWSAAREQWGKPISEHEAVAGKISFIAATSFALEAVLDLSSQMADEDRNDIRIEAALAKLYGSEMGWRIADELVQIRGGRGFETAESLAARGERAVPAEQVLRDMRINRIFEGSSEIMHLLIAREAVDAHLKVAGDLIEPEADLRRKGRAAARAGVFYAGWLPKLAAGPGQLPTSYREFHPDGGYQDLSGHIRFVERSARKLARSTFYAMSRWQGRMETKQGFLGRIVDIGAELFAMSAVCVRAEMLRTTAGAGQDPERGRAAYELAELFCRQARIRVDELFGRLWTNTDDLDRKIARQVVGGRYTWLEQGILDPSGEGPWIADSTPGPSQRDNVHRTIR; the protein is encoded by the coding sequence ATGTCCACACCCGACGTCTCTCCCGAGGTCCCCAAAGGTACCGAGGGCTCCAAGGGCACCGAAGTCCCGAAGGTCACCGAGCGCGAGGCCCGGCGCGTCGCCGAGGAGGCGCGTGAGCAGGACTGGCGCAGGCCCAGCTTCGCCAAGGAGCTGTTCCTCGGCCGCTTCCGGCTGGACCTCATCCACCCGCACCCGCTCCCCGACGAGGAGTCGGTGCGGGTGGGTGAGGCGTTCCTGACCAGGCTGAGTGCCTTCTGCGAGACGAAGATCGACAGCGCGCTGATCGAGCGCGAGGCGGTCATCCCCGACGAGGTGGTCCGGGGCCTGCAGGAGCTCGGTGTCTTCGGGATGAAGATCGACACCGAGTACGACGGCCTCGGTCTCACCCAGCTGTACTACAACCGCGCCCTGGCGCTGCTCGGCAGCGTCAGCCCGGCCATCAGCGCCCTGGTCTCCGCACACCAGTCCATCGGCGTGCCGCAGCCGCTGAAGCAGTTCGGCACCGCGGAGCAGAAGCGGCGCTTCCTGCCGCGCTGCGCCCGCACCGACATCACCGCCTTCCTGCTCACCGAGCCGGACGTGGGCAGCGACCCGGCCCGGCTGGCGACCGCGGCCGTCCCCTCCGAGGACGGCGCGTCCTATGTCCTGGACGGGGTGAAGCTGTGGACCACCAACGGGGTGGTCGCCGATCTGCTGGTGGTCATGGCGCGGGTGCCCAGGAGCGAGGGGCACAAGGGCGGGATCACCGCGTTCGTGGTCGAGGCCGGCTCCCCGGGCATCACGGTCGAGAACCGCAACGCCTTCATGGGTCTGCGCGGCCTGGAGAACGGGGTCACCCGCTTCCACCAGGTACGGGTGCCTGCCGAGAACCGGATCGGCGCCGAGGGCGCCGGCCTGAAGATCGCCCTCACCACGCTCAACACCGGGCGGCTCTCGCTGCCGGCGATCTGCGCGGGCACCGGCAAATGGTGTCTGAAGATCGCCCGTGAGTGGTCGGCCGCGCGCGAGCAGTGGGGCAAGCCCATCTCCGAGCACGAGGCCGTCGCCGGGAAGATCTCCTTTATCGCGGCGACCTCCTTCGCGCTGGAGGCGGTGCTGGACCTGTCCAGCCAGATGGCCGACGAGGACCGCAACGACATCAGGATCGAGGCCGCGCTGGCCAAGCTCTACGGCTCCGAAATGGGCTGGCGGATCGCCGACGAGCTGGTGCAGATCCGCGGCGGCCGTGGCTTCGAGACGGCGGAGTCGCTGGCCGCACGCGGTGAGCGGGCGGTCCCGGCCGAGCAGGTGCTGCGCGACATGCGGATCAACCGGATTTTCGAGGGCTCCAGCGAGATCATGCACCTGCTGATCGCCAGGGAGGCGGTGGACGCCCACCTCAAGGTCGCCGGCGACCTGATCGAGCCGGAGGCCGACCTCAGACGCAAGGGCCGCGCCGCCGCCCGGGCCGGCGTCTTCTACGCCGGATGGCTGCCCAAGCTGGCCGCCGGCCCCGGCCAACTCCCCACCTCGTACCGGGAGTTTCATCCGGACGGGGGATATCAGGACCTGTCCGGGCACATCCGCTTCGTCGAGCGCTCCGCGCGCAAGCTGGCGCGCTCCACCTTCTACGCCATGTCCCGCTGGCAGGGGCGGATGGAGACCAAGCAGGGCTTCCTCGGACGGATCGTCGACATCGGCGCCGAACTCTTCGCGATGAGCGCGGTCTGCGTGCGGGCGGAGATGCTGCGCACCACGGCCGGGGCAGGTCAGGACCCGGAGCGGGGGCGGGCGGCGTACGAGCTCGCCGAGCTGTTCTGCCGTCAGGCCCGGATCCGGGTGGACGAGTTGTTCGGCCGGCTCTGGACCAACACCGACGACCTGGACCGGAAGATCGCCCGCCAGGTGGTCGGCGGCCGCTACACCTGGCTCGAACAGGGAATCCTCGACCCCTCGGGCGAGGGGCCCTGGATCGCGGACTCCACTCCTGGGCCGTCACAGCGGGACAATGTGCACCGGACGATCCGCTGA
- a CDS encoding site-2 protease family protein: MTALMTLLGIAIFAFGLLLSIAWHELGHLSWAKLFKIRVPQYMVGFGPTICSRKKGDTEYGIKAIPLGGYIRMIGMFPPGKDGKVTARSTSPWRSMIEDAREQSYEEILPGDETRLFYTRKPWQKVIVMFAGPFMNLILAFGLFLALFMGFGMAKAVPTVSYVSACVLAQGSATTDTCPANAKPSPAAAAGMKAGDKVVSYNGDPISSYDQLQSDIRKSVAGTPIKVVVERNGAPLTLTVTPVENTVYVDDANGNPTSRTTKAGFVGLSPVTTTVPLTFGASMTQMYDMAKSGVHSVLALPSKIPALWDSVFNGAPRATDSPVGVVGVARVGGEVFAMKAPLIDRFAFEVQLLAGLNLSLFLLNMLPLLPLDGGHIAGALWESFRRRMAQLFRLPDPGHFDVAKLMPVAYVVAGVFLCFTVLVMIADVVNPVKVN; the protein is encoded by the coding sequence ATGACGGCACTCATGACCCTCCTCGGCATCGCCATCTTCGCGTTCGGCCTGCTGCTGTCGATCGCCTGGCACGAGCTGGGGCACCTCAGCTGGGCCAAGCTCTTCAAGATCCGGGTGCCGCAGTACATGGTCGGCTTCGGCCCGACCATCTGCTCGCGCAAGAAGGGCGACACCGAGTACGGCATCAAGGCGATCCCGCTCGGCGGATACATCCGCATGATCGGGATGTTCCCCCCTGGCAAGGACGGGAAGGTCACCGCCCGCAGCACCTCGCCCTGGCGCAGCATGATCGAGGACGCCCGCGAGCAGTCCTACGAGGAGATCCTGCCGGGCGACGAGACCAGGCTCTTCTACACGCGCAAGCCGTGGCAGAAGGTCATCGTGATGTTCGCCGGGCCGTTCATGAACCTGATCCTGGCGTTCGGCCTGTTCCTGGCCCTGTTCATGGGCTTCGGGATGGCCAAGGCCGTGCCGACGGTGAGCTACGTCAGCGCCTGCGTCCTGGCGCAGGGAAGCGCCACCACCGACACCTGCCCGGCCAACGCCAAGCCCTCGCCGGCCGCTGCGGCCGGCATGAAGGCGGGGGACAAGGTCGTCTCCTACAACGGCGATCCGATCAGCAGCTACGACCAGTTGCAGAGCGACATCCGCAAGTCCGTCGCCGGCACCCCGATCAAGGTGGTCGTCGAGCGCAACGGCGCCCCGCTGACGCTGACCGTGACCCCGGTCGAGAACACCGTCTACGTGGACGACGCCAACGGGAACCCGACCAGCCGGACGACCAAGGCCGGCTTCGTCGGCCTCTCGCCGGTGACGACCACGGTCCCGCTGACCTTCGGCGCCAGCATGACCCAGATGTACGACATGGCCAAGAGCGGTGTGCACTCCGTCCTGGCCCTGCCGTCCAAGATCCCGGCGCTGTGGGACTCGGTCTTCAACGGCGCTCCCCGCGCCACCGACTCCCCGGTCGGTGTGGTCGGCGTGGCCCGGGTGGGCGGTGAGGTCTTCGCGATGAAGGCCCCGCTGATCGACCGGTTCGCCTTCGAGGTCCAGCTGCTGGCCGGGCTGAACCTCTCGCTCTTCCTGCTCAACATGCTGCCGCTGCTCCCGCTGGACGGCGGCCACATCGCCGGCGCCCTGTGGGAGTCCTTCCGCCGCCGGATGGCCCAGCTGTTCCGCCTTCCGGACCCGGGCCACTTCGACGTCGCCAAGCTGATGCCGGTGGCGTACGTGGTGGCCGGGGTCTTCCTCTGCTTCACCGTGCTGGTGATGATCGCCGACGTGGTGAATCCGGTGAAGGTCAACTGA
- a CDS encoding aldehyde dehydrogenase family protein, producing MTSTHAFWLAGRQESGTESFEVHHPWDGSLVGTVSIPTEAQVEEAVAAAVAVQDEFAATPAYVRAAALDHVARRLTERAEELARLITAENGKPIKWARGEIGRAASVFRWAAEEARRFNSGEGQRLDTDAGGTGRLAITRRFVRGPVLGIAPFNFPLNLVAHKVAPAIAVGAPIILKPAPATPLSALVLGEILAETDLPAGSWSVLPVSNDRMPALVQDPRLPVISFTGSDRVGYQIMDSVPRKHVTLELGGNAAAVVLADWSSEADLEWAATRIATFANYQGGQSCISVQRVIADASVFDRLVEKVVAKVGAQVTGDPSDDAVDVGPLVNEDAAKRVESWVDEAVAAGAQLLTGGKREGASYAPTVLAGVPAGVTLATEEVFGPVLTLTSAESTEAAFALVNDSKFGLQAGVFTHDVQTAFRAHRELEVGGVIIGDAPSYRADQMPYGGVKDSGVGREGVAYAMADYTYERVMVLTGLAL from the coding sequence GTGACCAGCACCCACGCATTCTGGCTGGCCGGTCGGCAGGAGAGCGGCACGGAGTCCTTCGAGGTGCACCACCCGTGGGACGGCAGCCTGGTCGGTACCGTCAGCATCCCCACCGAGGCGCAGGTCGAGGAGGCCGTCGCCGCGGCCGTGGCGGTGCAGGACGAGTTCGCCGCGACCCCCGCCTACGTACGGGCGGCCGCGCTGGACCATGTGGCGCGCCGGCTGACCGAGCGGGCCGAGGAGCTGGCCCGGCTGATCACCGCCGAGAACGGCAAGCCGATCAAGTGGGCGCGCGGCGAGATCGGCCGTGCCGCCTCGGTGTTCCGCTGGGCCGCCGAGGAGGCCCGCCGCTTCAACAGCGGTGAGGGCCAGCGCCTGGACACCGACGCGGGCGGCACCGGTCGGCTGGCGATCACCCGCCGTTTCGTCCGCGGGCCGGTCCTGGGCATCGCGCCGTTCAACTTCCCGCTGAACCTGGTGGCGCACAAGGTCGCCCCGGCCATCGCGGTCGGCGCCCCGATCATCCTCAAGCCGGCCCCGGCCACCCCGCTCTCCGCGCTGGTGCTGGGCGAGATCCTGGCCGAGACGGACCTCCCGGCCGGTTCCTGGAGCGTCCTTCCGGTGTCCAACGACCGGATGCCGGCCCTGGTGCAGGACCCGCGGCTGCCGGTGATCTCCTTCACCGGCTCCGACCGGGTCGGCTACCAGATCATGGACTCGGTGCCGCGCAAGCACGTCACCCTGGAGCTAGGCGGCAACGCCGCCGCCGTCGTCCTGGCCGACTGGTCCAGCGAGGCGGACCTGGAGTGGGCCGCGACCCGGATCGCCACCTTCGCCAACTACCAGGGCGGCCAGTCCTGCATCTCGGTGCAGCGGGTGATCGCCGACGCGAGCGTCTTCGACCGTCTGGTGGAGAAGGTCGTAGCCAAGGTCGGCGCGCAGGTCACCGGGGACCCCTCGGACGATGCGGTGGACGTCGGCCCACTGGTCAACGAGGACGCCGCCAAGAGGGTCGAGTCCTGGGTGGACGAGGCCGTGGCGGCGGGCGCGCAGCTGCTCACCGGCGGCAAGCGCGAGGGCGCGAGCTATGCGCCGACCGTGCTCGCGGGCGTCCCGGCCGGGGTCACCCTGGCCACCGAGGAGGTCTTCGGCCCGGTGCTGACGCTGACCTCGGCGGAGAGCACGGAGGCGGCGTTCGCGCTGGTCAACGACTCCAAGTTCGGCCTGCAGGCAGGCGTCTTCACCCACGACGTGCAGACCGCGTTCCGGGCCCACCGCGAGTTGGAGGTCGGCGGCGTGATCATCGGCGACGCCCCCTCCTACCGCGCCGACCAGATGCCGTACGGCGGGGTCAAGGACTCCGGCGTGGGGCGCGAGGGCGTGGCGTACGCGATGGCCGACTACACCTACGAGCGGGTCATGGTGCTCACGGGGCTGGCGCTCTGA
- a CDS encoding S53 family peptidase, whose product MSYPPYGQNPQNPQQPQNPYGPPQPPQNPYGRQPPPPQQPNPNPYGRPQQPPPPQQPPNPYGRPQQPNPYGPPPPPQNPYGQPQQPPNPYGQKPPQNPYGQPPPPPRPPQQPPYGGGPGGPGGPGGPGGPSGPGSPMGPGSGGGSGRGGPRRSRKGVLIASVTALVLVAGVSAVVASNSSKNKSTGTSADGTSADGGTSWVPPKWAVPANDVGHADPNTVVTGTVWFAKSSPANLATYATEVGTPGDPRYHRFLSPSDFNSTFANHADASQAVTQWVQQAGMKVLSQTAQSINVSTTVSEVEKTLSIKIDRFKHAGRTDLAPTGQPKYPANVGDYISSVTGLTTSSPVNAPKLRAAAGSSANCSSYYGERVASGADTVAPDGSKPTQLLCGYTVSQLRSAYGITGSNLTGQGVTVAVVDAYASPTIVEDVNRWSAANGLPQLGSDQFKQVLPDSYDAASTADLASGWWGEETLDIEAVHAVAPDAKIVYYAARKPDDADFFNAFQQIVSGRTADIVTNSWGSPEGTGDTNDVQAGEQIFQQAAAEGITFNFSTGDDGDYTQASNATSSPTASYPSSDPFVTAVGGTSLGIGAQGQYQWETGWGDVAYPQSGSSWDTAAGKFQGGGGGGNSVYFPQPSYQKGVVPDSLATATTGKANREEPDVAMLADPLTGLTVGQTTGKVTATTAADGGVNFTMTGGKYSEQPVGGTSLASPLFSGMEALAVQSSGSPLGYANPVLYHLNGTSQFHDVVPNPVDGHEPSFLAQNSSGTLLLVALNKDSSLKTAKGYDDVTGLGSPTASFLTWFKAHPSGT is encoded by the coding sequence GTGAGCTACCCGCCCTACGGGCAGAATCCCCAGAACCCCCAGCAGCCGCAGAATCCCTACGGGCCTCCGCAGCCGCCGCAGAACCCGTACGGTCGGCAGCCCCCGCCACCGCAGCAGCCCAACCCGAATCCCTACGGCCGACCGCAGCAGCCGCCACCGCCGCAGCAACCGCCGAATCCGTACGGCAGGCCGCAGCAGCCGAATCCCTACGGGCCTCCGCCACCGCCGCAGAACCCCTACGGCCAGCCGCAGCAGCCCCCGAACCCCTACGGCCAGAAGCCGCCGCAGAACCCGTACGGCCAGCCGCCCCCTCCGCCGCGCCCGCCCCAGCAGCCGCCCTACGGCGGCGGCCCCGGGGGCCCGGGTGGCCCCGGTGGTCCTGGCGGGCCCTCAGGTCCCGGCAGCCCCATGGGCCCGGGCAGTGGCGGGGGCAGCGGCAGGGGCGGTCCGCGTCGGTCCCGGAAGGGCGTGCTGATCGCCTCGGTCACCGCCCTGGTCCTGGTGGCCGGCGTCAGCGCGGTCGTGGCCTCCAACAGCAGCAAGAACAAGTCCACCGGCACCAGCGCCGACGGCACCTCCGCCGACGGCGGCACCTCCTGGGTGCCGCCGAAGTGGGCGGTCCCCGCCAACGACGTCGGCCACGCCGACCCCAACACCGTGGTCACCGGTACCGTCTGGTTCGCCAAGTCCAGCCCGGCGAACCTCGCCACCTACGCCACCGAGGTCGGCACCCCGGGGGACCCCAGGTACCACAGGTTCCTCTCGCCCTCGGACTTCAACTCGACCTTCGCCAACCACGCCGACGCCAGTCAGGCCGTCACCCAGTGGGTCCAGCAGGCCGGGATGAAGGTGCTCTCGCAGACCGCCCAGTCGATCAACGTCTCCACCACCGTCTCCGAGGTGGAGAAGACCCTCAGCATCAAGATCGACCGCTTCAAGCACGCGGGACGGACCGACCTGGCCCCGACCGGCCAGCCGAAGTACCCGGCCAACGTCGGCGACTACATCTCCAGCGTCACCGGTCTCACCACCTCCAGCCCGGTCAACGCGCCGAAGCTGCGTGCCGCGGCCGGCAGCAGCGCCAACTGCAGCAGCTACTACGGCGAGCGGGTCGCCTCGGGCGCCGACACGGTCGCACCGGACGGCAGCAAGCCCACCCAGCTCCTGTGCGGCTACACGGTCTCCCAGCTGCGCAGCGCCTACGGCATCACCGGCAGCAACCTCACCGGCCAGGGCGTGACCGTCGCGGTCGTCGACGCCTACGCCTCGCCGACGATCGTCGAGGACGTCAACCGCTGGTCCGCCGCGAACGGCCTGCCGCAGCTCGGCTCGGACCAGTTCAAGCAGGTCCTGCCGGACTCCTACGACGCCGCGAGCACCGCGGACCTGGCCTCGGGCTGGTGGGGCGAGGAGACACTGGACATCGAGGCGGTGCACGCGGTCGCCCCCGACGCGAAGATCGTCTACTACGCCGCCCGCAAGCCCGACGACGCGGACTTCTTCAACGCCTTCCAGCAGATCGTCAGCGGCCGCACCGCCGACATCGTCACCAACTCCTGGGGCAGCCCCGAGGGCACCGGTGACACCAACGACGTCCAGGCCGGTGAGCAGATCTTCCAGCAGGCGGCGGCCGAGGGCATCACCTTCAACTTCTCCACCGGCGACGACGGCGACTACACCCAGGCCAGCAACGCCACCAGCAGCCCCACCGCCTCGTACCCGTCCAGCGACCCCTTCGTCACCGCCGTCGGCGGTACCTCGCTGGGGATAGGGGCGCAGGGCCAGTACCAGTGGGAGACCGGCTGGGGCGACGTGGCCTACCCGCAGAGCGGCAGCAGTTGGGACACCGCGGCCGGCAAGTTCCAGGGCGGTGGCGGTGGCGGCAACTCCGTCTACTTCCCGCAGCCGTCGTACCAGAAGGGCGTGGTGCCGGACAGCCTGGCCACCGCGACCACCGGCAAGGCCAACCGCGAGGAGCCCGACGTCGCGATGCTGGCCGACCCGTTGACCGGTCTGACCGTGGGCCAGACCACCGGCAAGGTCACCGCCACCACCGCGGCCGACGGCGGGGTGAACTTCACCATGACCGGCGGCAAGTACAGCGAGCAGCCGGTCGGCGGCACCAGCCTGGCCTCGCCGCTGTTCTCCGGCATGGAGGCGCTGGCGGTGCAGAGCTCCGGCAGCCCGCTCGGCTACGCCAACCCGGTGCTCTACCACCTCAACGGGACCTCGCAGTTCCACGATGTGGTGCCGAACCCGGTGGACGGCCACGAGCCGAGCTTCCTGGCCCAGAACAGCAGCGGAACGCTGCTCCTGGTGGCACTGAACAAGGACTCCTCGCTGAAGACGGCCAAGGGCTACGACGACGTCACCGGCCTCGGCAGCCCCACCGCGTCCTTCCTCACCTGGTTCAAAGCGCATCCGAGCGGCACCTGA